Part of the Porites lutea chromosome 14, jaPorLute2.1, whole genome shotgun sequence genome, GTCTGGGGCGAAAAGTTCCATCCCATTCAATTTATACGTACCAACAATGAGCGAAGAATGAAAGCTGATCTATCTTCGTTTGACAACACGTACCGAGTCACAATGCCAGCTCTGTCTGCCAAGGAATACGAGGAGTCGAAGGACAAAGGGGTAGAATACGTCGAGTTTGAACATtctgaaaaagacaaaaaagaagaaacaaacggCGTCTGCGAATGTCAAGTTTGGATTCCAACGGAGCAAGCTCCAGATCTATCCACATAGCCCTGAAACATCCGTTAGTAATAATGACGGCAAAGTTCTTTGAAACGTTTGTAATTAACACACACTTTCAAGAAGTCTTGTTTGTAACAGCGAAACGAGTAGTAAGAAgttcaaatgaatttttttcccaagGCCCTGGACAGTATAGGTTAAAAAAATCTATAGGAATCGACGACTAATTCGCTATTACTTCCAGGAAAAGTCTAGACGGAAAAAGTTGACGCTAAAGTGCTCTTCAGTGCGCGCGCGCTCTCCAGAAGTCCCAGAATGAAGGGATGAATACCTGTTGTCTTATTCGAACTTTTGGTTTAACTTAGACAAACAGAATACAACCTCATCCCCAGAGCTTTTCCCCAACAAAATTGATGGTTTCCCGCTTCTTCCATTTTCTAAGGggaaagccctgggaacgaggttaaaaTCGAATAGAAATCTTTATCACGTTTTTCTCATGGAGATAATGAAATTGGGCATGTTTCGCATTTTGATTCAGTCATAATTACATGCACGTTCCTGAGCTTTTTTCCGCTTTTGAGTCGCACTCACTACGAAGGGTCCTTTGGGAAATTGCTTTGGTTACTTTTTCAACTTCGCCGAAGTAACAAAGTACAAAACCGAACTAGAATTATATTACAATATTACGCAAATGCGCATAAGTACAGGCAGGGACACCTTAAAACCAAACACAGATTAGCTCTGCAGGTTAGTGCAGACCTAGAACcatagttaatggaggtgactggttatgaagcccagcaaacatcaaaggagcaaacaaagatgttaagatttatgttagaaggtccacgaccctgcacaatcttttgttttgcgttcatacgttatgcatgaattacgtaaccagcacgtttctattggttagttcctcagtacggagtaaagaactattgtgttttgtgcagggtcaaggccaaaaaagagaacaaaaacatacaacaaagaactttgtcgggttttataaccattccctctattaactatgctagaacacagaaaacaaaaatgacaagaAGTCTCAAAGTAACAATTGAGCTTTTTCTACACAGAGGGTAAGAAAAGTCATCAGGAAAAAACGAAACCAATTTTGCTGCAGGGAACTTGCCCCATGCTCTACTAGACAAAAAGAGCAATTAAACTTCGCCAGAGCTCGCCGACATTTCAAAGGTGTTTTGTAAAGATATCAAATTGGCAACAATCTTTCAACTCGACAAGggaaaaatattctttagacAAAAAAATTAGGAGTGCATCAAACCTTTCGAAATCCATCCGGATGGTGTTGCCTATCACGCAAGACAGTCTGCGATTGAGACCATTAGTAATAAGGGACGACTCACAATAAAACccaagttatttttttgtactttcgataattattttttatacaaatATGTACATAACAGGAGCCCATATAGTAATTACATTTATAACGTACAAGTATCATTGCTTTCCTGTTTATACTGCAACTATTTCCAGCCATTTGGCAGCTCTTGCCTGTACAGTAAAGTTTAGCCAAATAAAAATTCCTCTGATTTTTCAGTTGAAGTGCATGTTTATGTACCGCGGATCAGGGGGCGTGGAAGAAAATTACGCACGGTCATCGTGATTCCCCGTACACCTTGGTTTACTTGTTTACTTTGTCATGTAAGAAAAGGGGTAAGAAAGGAGGAAGCAGGCGTGTGGGATGGGAGAAAAACCAAAGAAGTCCCCTCTTACCTTTTGTTCCGCCCTTAACAATCGTTTACTAGTACCGCAGTCTCTCGCACTTTGCGTGTTGAACATCCCGTAACTTCTGTAATCTTCTGACGTCTTAGGGTGTTGCCTTGGGTGTAACTCATCCACTTAGTGTAGTCCACTTAATTCATAGTTGGTTTCTGCGATCATAACGAGGATCACTGGTGTCTGCTTCTTCGGATAGCTGGAAATTTGGGGTGTTGATGGACGTTTTGTTCTCATATGTGTTAATGGACTTAATTTGGGCAATAAAGTCACCCTACTCCTATCTACCTATTTAAAGGAGACGTTGAAATTGGTTAGTCTAAAGTAAGCGGCGAGACAGGATGTTTTTAGGGATTGTACTTCGAGATCCGCCGTCTGCGATGAAAACACTGAAGGCAACttcgagaaaaataaaatagactTCAATAGAATTCTGaaatttatttactattttaTGAACCAAACTATTATTTATATTACAGTATTTTAACAAAAGTCTGCCCTCTTTTCTTAGGTCAAACCACTAAACCATTTACAAATATTTATTTGGATGCATTAAATTCCCAGCCGCACTTGTGTAAAAGCTGTTTATTTACTAGAGAAATTTTCTGTCATCACCAACGCTTAACAAATGCGGGTATTAGTGATGGTTTGTCGCTATTTTTAAGAAGTTTTGTCTCAGACGGGACAATCTTCAAAGGCCCCTAACCCTAAAGCCGTTATTCTTTCCATTAAGTAATGATAGATGCGACTGCCTGTTAAGAGTGAACAGTTTCCAGTGCgaataaattttttcaaaacaaaaattgtcacCATGCAATTTTTGGTttagatttttcaaaaacaattccAAATTTGTCTGCTAGTGCGGGTTGGCCCTAAGCAGAGGCTAGGGATACTCTCTCGTCAACACTGGTTTCTATCGTTTATTAAAAGACTTGGAACACAAATGAAAATGCACCAGACAAAGAGTAGGGACTTTTAGAATGTACATTATGTTTCTTTTGCTTAACAGCAATCCTAACTCAACTGAAATGTGCAAGTTAGTACCCGAGCCGCGCTTATCAAATACTTTTAGTCCACAGGAGacgttctttttttcaaatttagaaCCTAAATAATAACAACCTTAATTTATTTCAAGTACACGGGGACTGTCAAACTACACTAAAACGTATCTGTAGGAAGAAACACAAATCCGTAGTCTCCTTTTCACTTTACCGTCTGTTCTCGCTCTGGCGGAAGCTTGGGCATTAATTTTGAGCCTCTAGGGTGGGAGGGGGCGCTCATTCGCGCATTAACATTGATAGTGTCCTCTATACACTGCAGAATGGCTGCTTTTTTTCGCTCTACAAGTGTGATCCCATGCAGACGCGATGATATCCTACTACCTCGGGGGCAAGAATTAATGTAGAGTCAATTCTGATCAATGCGTGTAATTTGCAGAGTGAATTGGCATTGCTTTCAAGTCATGCAGTGTTGTCCATACGACTTCCAATTCTTCGTTTTCCAGAAACCGTTTTTCAGGTCAGTCATCATCTTCCGAAAGATCCTCGTCAAAAGCATATCTTCTGTATCCTTCATCTAAAAAACAATATTGTTAAGCCCTTTTAGAGTCTTTGAACAAGTTAACTTTACATCCCAAGTGactagatgatgatgatgaagataataaaggtgatgacaatgatgattaTTAACCATATATTTCCTCCCTAATAGCTTTGAAAAAGATTGAGTTTTGCTCCTTACCAGAATCAAAGCCATAATCTTCATAAAATCTTCTCTCTTGTGACGAGTCTGACAGACCTTCGTCCTCATCAGGGTAATCATTTCGCCAGTTACTTTCATCTGCAACAAAGAAtaattccaaaacaattctCCGAGATTCAATGAAGTCACACTGTTAGAGTCAACCAATCTATACTCAAGACTTGATAGTTTGACCTAAGTTTAAGTTCTGTTTGAAAAGAGACATCACTGTTTACATGCATTGTTTTCGTTATTAAAATTTGTAACAAGTGAACCAATAGAATCATTTGTTTTAAGAACCAATGCGCTTCTGGTTGGCACATCACCCCTATCACTAGGTGACGTCAGCGTGAGTATCACTTTTGTATGTTATAGATGTTCGTTCAGCCCACTCACTCGAATGAATTAAAGGAAAGGTCTGAGAATCGACAAACAACAGCACAAACAATTACAGCTTTTAAATATTCCTGACATTAAATTCCATTTACCAACCATTAGAGTCATCTTCGTCATCATAAATTTCATCAAAATCCTCTTGAAGAGCTTCATGAACAAGGTCTGGATCAAAAGGCAAAACCTCAACACTACAAGATAAAGTAAATATGACATGTAAAAAGAATAATACAAAATAGGCTTCCTATTTTAAGACCATGAATGAACAACAGACACAATAGGCTTCCTGTTTTAAGACCATGAATGAACAACAGAGACACCTAAACTGAAAGACGAGAGTTGCTACGTACAGGCGTGGAAATCAATCAGTTCAGACCAATTCGCTGTTTGCACATCTCTATAAATTCACCTTGTTatgtttgcccccccccccaccccacccccacctaAATCTTGTATAACCTTATTTTTTTCTGCATGGCCAGAGTGTTCAAAGATGGGTCAaggtaacccagggttagtgcaaaatatgaattcagatatgaaagcttaatgAAACTTAAGTtgaattcattcatttatttatttatttataaacttcGCCAAGAGGCCTGGATCACTCACAGAACAGGCTCCACTACGAGGAccagaacaaaaaaaagaaaattagcaATAAAACTAACAAGAATTACAATActttagaaacaacaaaaaagaaacagaattGGGGAGGACATTGATAAAAAATCAACTACACATACGATCAAGTAAGCCGTTCAATGGCCCACtaaattcatttatttgttcTTTCAATGCTCTAAAAGAGTAGAGAAATTTGTCCAAGAAAaagttttgaacaaaagaaaacaaaactctgATTAATATTTGACCCTAAGGTTTAGCACTGATCATCAGCCTTCAATCAACTGCTACCTGGGGGTACTACAGTCGTGTCCCAAAAGACAATAGCTcatacaaaattttgggggcaaacaAGATGTATTGTGGGAGATAAGCAAATAGAGAACTGACTGTAAAACTATATTCAGCTCATCACTTACATATCACCAAGCCTTCCATAATTATCACTTGGGTAATAAAAGTCATAAACATATCCCTCCTTCTCCAATgctttttcctctgttttagattctgaaaaaagaacaacaatatAAGAAAGATGCTGATGAATCAACCCTTCTCACTTAGGGGACCCACCATAAAATATTGGGGAAGGTATTCTTCTCAAGGATACAGAGAGTGAATGACAAATCAAACAACCTACCTTCAGACACTGTTAACTTTTCACGAATCATCTTAACAGAGTTGCAAAGGATCGCATTTACATCCTTTGACTGctgcctttttctttcttttctttcttctctcttttctctgcTGGTTTGAAGCATGACACATAATATCAAGGTGAATAGTGGTGACACTGGGAGGAATAATTGCTTTCCTTATTCTAAGTATGTGAAATAaccaaatcctttttcgaactCCTTGCAAATTCTTAACAAACTCGACCCAGTAAAGCAAGGAAAAATGGGCGATCAACAAAACAAAGTGTTGAGACTGTTGAATAgattttgtataattttgtaaatattttttgctttttcatgcCATGTGAAATGTGTTGTGATGTTATGATTTACACTTTCTGCCATAATACTTATGTTGACATTTAAAAGATGCCATTGTAACATGCAAGATGTGCTGCAAGAACTTAGTGGCTCTTTCAATATTCGAAAGTGTTATTTTGATAGCTTAATCAGAGAATGATGACAAGCATATGATAAaaagaggcaaaaaatgtaaacaaagatttcCTAAAGGGCGTATAAAGCCTTTTTAcgagttttcaaaaactttcttAACCTGTCACGTGATTCATCGTCTTTCACCAAATCGTAAACACTCAACAGTCTCTGAACCTCAAGATCCACATCATCTTCAACACCAAGTTCCTCAGACTGATCAACACTGCAAATATCAGATTCTTGACACATCCCACTGGTACCAACT contains:
- the LOC140925207 gene encoding probable RNA polymerase II nuclear localization protein SLC7A6OS isoform X1, which translates into the protein MADENRSVVLRIKRKRTEDPLDALLVAQVFKKPHIEKVEGSDKDNEEVDNSKLNPTIERVFKFVGSVPKGDVVKKKDLLVKIQKQSGSHEHLAKSHIHDHQTIQERLRQKKKLLNQESRFKVISSHRENEVESSSHLVGTSGMCQESDICSVDQSEELGVEDDVDLEVQRLLSVYDLVKDDESRDSREKREERKERKRQQSKDVNAILCNSVKMIREKLTVSEESKTEEKALEKEGYVYDFYYPSDNYGRLGDIVEVLPFDPDLVHEALQEDFDEIYDDEDDSNDESNWRNDYPDEDEGLSDSSQERRFYEDYGFDSDEGYRRYAFDEDLSEDDD
- the LOC140925207 gene encoding probable RNA polymerase II nuclear localization protein SLC7A6OS isoform X2, which produces MADENRSVVLRIKRKRTEDPLDALLVAQVFKKPHIEKVEGSDKDNEEVDNSKLNPTIERVFKFVGSVPKGDVVKKKDLLVKIQKQSGSHEHLAKSHIHDHQTIQERLRQKKKLLNQESRFKVISSHRENEVESSSHLVGTSGMCQESDICSVDQSEELGVEDDVDLEVQRLLSVYDLVKDDESRDREKREERKERKRQQSKDVNAILCNSVKMIREKLTVSEESKTEEKALEKEGYVYDFYYPSDNYGRLGDIVEVLPFDPDLVHEALQEDFDEIYDDEDDSNDESNWRNDYPDEDEGLSDSSQERRFYEDYGFDSDEGYRRYAFDEDLSEDDD